Proteins found in one Muntiacus reevesi chromosome 2, mMunRee1.1, whole genome shotgun sequence genomic segment:
- the STYXL1 gene encoding serine/threonine/tyrosine-interacting-like protein 1 isoform X3 — protein sequence MYHFFRTQKIIWMPQELDAFQPYPIEIIPGRIYLGNFKQACDPKIQKDLKINAHVNISMETGPFFVGDADRLLHIQIEDSLEASITPFLRLLCHFIDIHLELNSVILVFSTLGISRSCAAILAYLMHRNGQTLKRSWAYLKKCKNNMRPNRALVVQLSEWEKVVLGDIVTDIQNPPY from the exons ATGTACCACTTCTTCCGGACACAGAAGATCATCTGGATGCCTCAG GAACTGGATGCCTTCCAGCCATACCCTATTGAGATAATACCAGGCAGAATCTACCTGGGAAATTTCAAGCAAGCCTGCGACCCTAAAATTCAGAAGGATTTGAAAATCAATGCACATGTCAACATCTCCATGGAGACAGGGCCATT TTTTGTAGGTGACGCTGACAGGCTTCTGCACATCCAGatagaagattccctggaagcaAGCATTACACCCTTTTTACGCCTCCTCTGTCACTTCATTG aCATACACCTGGAGCTCAACTCCGTCATCCTGGTCTTTTCCACCTTGGGCATCAGCCGCAGCTGTGCGGCCATCCTGGCCTACCTTATGCATCGGAACGGGCAGACCCTGAAG AGATCCTGGGCCTACCTCAAGAAGTGTAAAAACAACATGCGCCCAAATCGGGCTTTGGTGGTTCAGCTGTCAGAGTGGGAGAAGGTTGTCCTTGGAGACATCGTCACGGACATCCAGAATCCACCCTACTGA